A region of Paenimyroides aestuarii DNA encodes the following proteins:
- a CDS encoding ABC transporter ATP-binding protein: MITTHNLIFSYSDTQKFHFPDINCPNGQTLLITGNSGTGKTTLLHLLGGLLKPSEGSIQINNQDVLSLSAAQLDAFRGASIGMILQKSFFIEALSVLDNVVLASWIANKEKNKEKALSILDNLGLKDHVHKLPSQLSIGQQQRVNIARALINNPSVILADEPTSSLDDENALIVARLLSNLAESYQSSLIIVTHDQRLKTLFNHQIILS; encoded by the coding sequence TCTCATTTTTTCCTATTCGGATACACAAAAATTTCATTTTCCTGATATCAATTGTCCCAACGGACAAACCTTGTTAATTACAGGAAATTCAGGTACCGGAAAAACCACGCTACTGCATTTGTTGGGTGGATTGCTAAAGCCTTCCGAAGGATCAATCCAAATAAATAATCAAGATGTTTTAAGTTTGAGTGCCGCTCAACTAGATGCTTTTCGGGGCGCATCGATAGGCATGATTCTTCAAAAATCATTTTTCATTGAAGCTCTTTCAGTATTAGATAATGTGGTTCTTGCATCGTGGATTGCAAACAAAGAAAAAAATAAAGAAAAAGCCTTAAGTATTTTAGATAATTTAGGGTTAAAAGACCACGTGCACAAGTTGCCAAGCCAGTTAAGTATTGGTCAGCAACAGCGGGTAAACATAGCCCGGGCTTTGATTAATAATCCGTCGGTTATTTTGGCTGATGAACCCACATCGAGTTTAGATGACGAAAACGCCTTAATTGTAGCACGTTTGTTGAGTAACTTGGCAGAAAGCTATCAATCATCATTGATTATTGTAACCCACGACCAACGTTTAAAAACTTTGTTTAACCACCAAATCATTTTGTCATGA
- a CDS encoding ABC transporter permease: MISKIAWKNTWFKPLNTFLSIILLTASVSIISILILLQKQFEEKFSSSMDNIDLVLGAKGSPLQLILSSVYQMDAPPGNISYTEAEAWMNKPMVESAVPLAYGDNYLGYKIVGTTDNYIKHFSLQMQEGKLFANDYEVVIGATIAAKTNLKIGSTFFGTHGDAQEGEVHDHHAYKVVGILAASGKVADNLILSNIESVWGMHDHDHEHEPQASEPHVHVEGEEHHHHEDEAHHHEEINPHEGKEITAVLLKLRNNMAKMTWPRIIPQNTEMQAASPALEVNRLFALFGVGISALKYLAYGIMLISGISIFVALYNTLKERKYEFALLRITGATKLQLLWLVLLESIFLCTIGFILGIVFGRIGLYFLSISSQEEFKMAFNPLEFLWKEEGMLFAATLGVGIIAAIIPAIKAYSLNISKTLANA, encoded by the coding sequence ATGATCAGTAAAATCGCATGGAAAAACACGTGGTTTAAACCGCTCAACACTTTTTTAAGTATTATTTTGCTTACTGCTTCGGTTTCTATCATATCCATTCTTATCCTTTTACAAAAGCAATTCGAAGAAAAATTTTCCTCGTCAATGGACAATATCGATTTGGTTTTAGGAGCAAAAGGAAGTCCGTTGCAATTGATTCTGTCATCGGTCTATCAAATGGATGCACCTCCGGGGAACATTTCCTATACCGAAGCCGAAGCGTGGATGAACAAACCAATGGTAGAAAGCGCTGTTCCATTGGCGTATGGTGATAATTATTTAGGATATAAAATTGTAGGAACCACTGATAATTATATAAAACATTTTAGTTTGCAAATGCAAGAAGGAAAACTGTTTGCGAATGATTACGAAGTAGTTATCGGAGCTACAATTGCAGCAAAAACCAATTTAAAGATAGGAAGTACATTTTTTGGAACGCATGGCGATGCCCAAGAAGGTGAAGTGCATGACCATCATGCCTATAAAGTGGTTGGAATATTAGCGGCATCGGGCAAAGTAGCCGATAATTTAATTCTTTCAAATATAGAATCGGTTTGGGGAATGCACGACCACGACCATGAACACGAGCCGCAAGCAAGTGAACCCCATGTTCATGTCGAAGGAGAAGAGCATCACCACCACGAAGACGAGGCACATCATCACGAAGAAATAAATCCACACGAAGGAAAAGAAATCACCGCAGTACTTTTAAAATTGCGCAATAATATGGCAAAAATGACTTGGCCCAGAATCATTCCGCAAAACACCGAAATGCAGGCAGCGTCGCCCGCTCTAGAGGTGAACCGCCTTTTTGCTTTGTTTGGCGTGGGTATTTCGGCCTTAAAATATTTGGCGTATGGCATTATGCTTATATCGGGCATCAGTATTTTTGTAGCATTGTACAACACCTTAAAAGAACGTAAATACGAGTTTGCCTTGTTGCGAATTACCGGTGCCACTAAACTGCAATTGTTGTGGTTGGTTTTGTTAGAAAGTATTTTTTTATGCACCATAGGATTTATTCTTGGTATTGTTTTTGGTAGAATTGGTTTGTATTTCTTGTCCATTTCGTCGCAAGAAGAATTCAAGATGGCATTTAATCCGTTAGAGTTTTTGTGGAAAGAAGAAGGAATGCTATTTGCAGCCACATTGGGGGTTGGTATAATAGCAGCCATCATTCCAGCTATAAAAGCGTATTCGTTAAACATTTCAAAAACATTGGCAAATGCTTAA
- a CDS encoding YjjG family noncanonical pyrimidine nucleotidase codes for MSAKATVTDLFFDLDHTIYDFDKNAALTFDAIFTEMQLENVHDFMIHFKPINDSYWERFSKEEISRDVLRYGRLKDTFNALQIQLTDKDIYHIADQFVMHLPNHNHVFDGAHTTLAALTKKYRLHIITNGPDVVQERKLKNAHLTSYFQTITNSELAGVKKPHTAIFQYALKKAYVKAENSVMIGDSLQADIHGALNAGMQAVWFNEAKLENPLGVAEIYKLNQLLDIL; via the coding sequence ATGAGCGCTAAAGCAACGGTTACTGATTTGTTTTTCGATTTGGATCATACCATTTATGATTTTGATAAAAATGCTGCGTTAACATTTGATGCAATTTTTACCGAAATGCAGTTGGAAAATGTGCATGATTTTATGATTCATTTTAAACCGATTAACGATTCCTATTGGGAGCGCTTTTCAAAAGAAGAAATATCGCGAGATGTTTTGCGCTACGGCAGATTAAAAGACACTTTTAACGCGCTTCAAATACAGTTAACAGATAAGGATATTTACCATATTGCCGATCAGTTTGTGATGCATTTACCCAATCACAACCACGTGTTCGATGGTGCACACACCACTTTAGCTGCTCTTACCAAAAAATACCGCTTACACATCATTACAAACGGACCTGATGTGGTGCAAGAACGCAAGCTGAAAAATGCGCATTTAACGTCTTATTTTCAAACGATAACCAATTCGGAATTGGCAGGTGTGAAAAAACCACATACAGCAATATTTCAATATGCTTTGAAAAAAGCCTATGTGAAAGCAGAAAACAGTGTGATGATTGGCGATAGCCTGCAAGCAGATATTCACGGAGCTTTAAATGCGGGTATGCAAGCAGTTTGGTTCAACGAAGCCAAATTAGAAAACCCATTGGGTGTGGCAGAAATTTACAAATTAAATCAACTTTTAGATATTTTATAA
- a CDS encoding replication-associated recombination protein A: protein MKAPLAERIRPKNLDEYISQSHLVGSQGILTQSIKRGIIPSMIFWGPPGTGKTTLAEIIAQESNRPFYVLSAINAGVKDVREVIEKAKGDGGLFTPKNPILFIDEIHRFSKSQQDSLLAAVEKGWVTLIGATTENPSFEVIPALLSRCQVYTLNAFTKTDLEALLNRALLVDEVLKTKNITIIENEALFRVSGGDGRKLLNTFELIVNAIGDETVEITNEKVMQIVQKNTVLYDKTGEQHYDIISAFIKSIRGSDPNGAVYWLARMIEGGEDLKFIARRLLISASEDIGLANPTAIIMANNIFQAVSVIGYPESRILLSQCAIYLATSPKSNASYMAIGKAQAAVKQTGDLSVPIHLRNAPTKLMKELGYGEDYKYSHDFPGNFAYQEYLPDDLANTAFYEPGENAREKQTKDFLQQRWQGKYGY from the coding sequence ATGAAAGCACCATTAGCAGAACGCATACGCCCCAAAAACTTAGACGAATACATTAGTCAATCGCATTTAGTGGGTTCCCAAGGTATTTTAACCCAAAGTATTAAACGTGGCATTATCCCCTCTATGATTTTTTGGGGACCGCCAGGCACGGGCAAAACTACTTTAGCCGAGATTATTGCTCAGGAAAGCAACCGCCCTTTTTATGTGTTGAGTGCTATTAATGCAGGTGTGAAAGATGTGCGCGAGGTGATTGAAAAAGCCAAAGGAGACGGCGGTTTATTTACCCCTAAAAATCCTATTTTATTTATTGATGAAATACACCGTTTCAGCAAATCGCAGCAAGATTCCTTGTTGGCAGCTGTTGAAAAAGGCTGGGTAACACTGATTGGTGCTACAACCGAAAACCCGAGTTTTGAAGTGATTCCGGCTTTGCTTTCACGCTGCCAAGTATATACCTTAAATGCGTTTACAAAAACAGATTTGGAAGCCTTGCTGAACCGAGCTTTGTTGGTGGACGAAGTTTTAAAAACTAAAAATATAACGATTATAGAAAACGAAGCGCTGTTTCGGGTTTCGGGTGGCGATGGTAGAAAATTGTTGAATACTTTTGAATTGATTGTGAATGCCATTGGTGATGAAACAGTGGAAATTACCAATGAAAAAGTAATGCAAATTGTTCAAAAAAACACGGTTTTGTATGATAAAACGGGCGAACAACATTACGATATTATTTCGGCTTTTATTAAATCGATTCGGGGAAGTGATCCCAACGGAGCGGTTTATTGGTTGGCACGAATGATTGAAGGCGGCGAAGATTTAAAATTCATTGCTCGCCGTTTGCTTATTTCTGCTTCTGAAGATATTGGCTTGGCAAACCCCACCGCTATTATTATGGCAAACAATATTTTTCAGGCGGTATCGGTGATTGGCTACCCAGAAAGTAGGATTTTATTAAGTCAGTGTGCTATTTATTTGGCAACATCGCCCAAAAGCAACGCCAGCTATATGGCAATTGGCAAAGCACAAGCAGCAGTGAAACAAACCGGCGATTTGTCGGTTCCGATTCATTTGCGAAACGCGCCTACCAAATTAATGAAAGAATTGGGTTATGGCGAAGATTATAAATACAGCCACGATTTCCCTGGCAATTTTGCTTATCAGGAATATTTACCCGATGATCTGGCAAACACCGCTTTTTATGAACCGGGTGAAAATGCACGAGAAAAACAAACCAAAGATTTTCTACAGCAACGCTGGCAAGGTAAATACGGATACTAA